A stretch of Coriobacteriia bacterium DNA encodes these proteins:
- a CDS encoding TerC family protein, translating into MSVGIHRNRMETPPLFAELAVAFSSPEAIIQLLMLVFLEIILGIDNIVFISITSDRLPVKQQHIGRRLGLAAAMVTRICLLFTLGWIMHLTKPLFQVGPVEVTGKGIILLVGGIYLIYKGVTEIREMLALTEERERHGHPDHKPKPPLGLAQAVATIAAMDVVFSLDSVITAVGMVDHVIIAAIAIVIAIIFMMACADIVSDFINKNPQIKLLALFFILTIGLLLVVEFFGFEEVAGMEIKWFVYIAMFFSLMVTLLQMRYQHNLDAMHAEIAEHKEALASGDADAHAKEAERLAALKEAEELRNK; encoded by the coding sequence ATGTCCGTAGGTATCCACCGCAATCGAATGGAGACACCACCGTTGTTCGCAGAGCTTGCCGTTGCGTTCTCGTCGCCCGAGGCGATCATCCAGCTGTTGATGCTCGTGTTCCTCGAGATCATCCTCGGCATCGACAACATCGTGTTCATTTCGATCACCTCTGACCGCCTGCCTGTCAAGCAGCAGCACATAGGTCGTCGCCTCGGCCTCGCCGCTGCCATGGTCACGCGTATCTGCCTGCTGTTCACGCTGGGCTGGATCATGCACCTCACGAAGCCGCTGTTCCAGGTAGGCCCCGTCGAGGTCACGGGCAAGGGCATCATCCTGCTTGTCGGTGGTATCTACCTTATCTACAAGGGTGTCACGGAGATCCGCGAGATGCTTGCTCTCACGGAGGAGCGCGAGCGTCACGGCCATCCCGACCACAAGCCCAAGCCCCCGCTGGGTCTTGCCCAGGCCGTCGCCACGATCGCTGCGATGGACGTCGTGTTCTCGCTTGACTCCGTCATCACGGCTGTCGGCATGGTCGACCACGTCATCATCGCTGCCATCGCCATCGTCATCGCCATCATCTTCATGATGGCCTGCGCCGACATCGTGTCCGACTTCATCAACAAGAACCCGCAGATCAAGCTGCTGGCTCTGTTCTTCATCCTCACGATTGGCCTGCTGCTCGTCGTCGAGTTCTTCGGCTTCGAGGAGGTCGCGGGCATGGAGATCAAGTGGTTCGTGTACATCGCCATGTTCTTCTCGCTCATGGTCACGCTGCTGCAGATGCGCTACCAGCACAACCTTGACGCCATGCATGCCGAGATCGCCGAGCACAAGGAGGCTCTGGCTTCCGGCGACGCAGACGCCCACGCCAAGGAGGCCGAGCGCCTGGCCGCCCTCAAGGAGGCCGAGGAGCTGCGCAACAAGTAA
- a CDS encoding NAD(+)/NADH kinase, with amino-acid sequence MRTLIIHNPASGHHGEDVFSFMRSALGPSDEFVVRTTSEGVDTQQLASDAASFDAVVASGGDGTVARVAYAVRDTGVPVLVLPSGTANLLANNIGNACEPAALAQTLRSGTRVQLDMGELSYRDAQGTDRSCGFLTMAGAGFDADIMRGSQPLKQTFGQFSYYLAALGSANSPCSHLTMELDGKPAEADGICVLAGVWGAINPGIEIIPGSNPQDGLIDLVIVKANRPVQLLPVMLGAVLGQGVAEDAVEIHRVRQATISCDPPLPMQFDGEVIEGATTPFTVRALPGGLTTFVDALSPLGKRADR; translated from the coding sequence ATGAGGACGCTCATCATCCATAACCCGGCCTCGGGTCACCACGGCGAGGACGTCTTCTCGTTCATGCGCAGCGCGCTGGGCCCTTCCGACGAGTTCGTCGTGCGCACGACGTCCGAGGGCGTCGACACTCAGCAGCTCGCCTCCGATGCCGCGTCGTTTGACGCCGTCGTCGCCTCGGGCGGAGACGGCACCGTCGCGCGCGTCGCCTACGCCGTGCGCGACACCGGAGTGCCCGTTCTCGTGCTCCCCTCCGGCACGGCCAACCTGCTTGCCAACAACATCGGCAACGCATGCGAGCCGGCGGCCCTGGCACAGACGCTACGCTCGGGCACGCGCGTCCAACTCGACATGGGAGAGCTCAGCTATCGAGACGCCCAGGGCACCGACCGGTCGTGCGGCTTCCTCACGATGGCGGGTGCAGGCTTTGACGCGGACATCATGCGCGGGTCCCAGCCGCTCAAGCAGACGTTTGGGCAGTTCAGCTACTATCTCGCCGCGCTGGGCAGCGCAAACTCCCCCTGCTCGCACCTCACGATGGAGCTCGACGGAAAGCCGGCGGAGGCCGACGGCATCTGCGTGCTGGCAGGCGTCTGGGGCGCCATCAACCCCGGCATCGAGATCATCCCCGGCTCCAACCCCCAGGACGGCCTCATCGACCTCGTCATCGTCAAGGCAAACCGCCCCGTGCAGCTCCTGCCCGTCATGCTCGGCGCCGTTCTCGGCCAGGGCGTCGCCGAAGACGCCGTCGAGATCCACCGGGTGCGCCAGGCGACGATCAGCTGCGACCCTCCCCTGCCCATGCAGTTCGACGGTGAGGTCATCGAGGGCGCAACGACGCCGTTCACCGTTCGCGCCCTGCCCGGCGGCCTCACGACATTCGTCGACGCGCTCTCCCCGCTTGGCAAGCGTGCCGACCGATAG
- the rnd gene encoding ribonuclease D, protein MFARSYQVLITTDDQLEAFVERALRSEVLAIDTEFMREKTYSPRLCLLQMGTDDEQVAVDPFCVRSVEPLRVLFSDPSITKVLHACSQDMEVILQYCGVLPRPLFDTQIAAGFLGDQHQIGYGPLVEEYTGVSLPKTESLTDWTRRPLDAAQLEYALDDVRYLPRIWREMRERLERNGRLSWLEPEFAHASDPATYRHDPREAFRRVKHVGSLSRRQLAVAREVAAWRDERARELDRPRRWVLADEILVEVSRRTPTSTGQLARIRGMDGVASGDQARILAAVRRGLDCPPDACPEVEHRVRPSADQESVCDLMYALTRMVAERERMSSSLLASRDDLVRYLLDRQSSPVAHGWRADLLGGQLDDLLEGRLGLTVKGGRVELL, encoded by the coding sequence ATGTTTGCCAGGAGTTATCAGGTGCTCATTACCACTGACGACCAGCTGGAAGCCTTCGTCGAGCGCGCGCTGCGCTCCGAGGTGCTCGCCATCGACACGGAGTTCATGCGCGAGAAGACGTACAGTCCCCGCCTGTGCCTGCTGCAGATGGGTACGGACGACGAGCAGGTCGCCGTCGACCCGTTCTGCGTCCGCAGCGTCGAGCCACTGCGAGTGCTGTTCAGCGACCCCTCGATCACGAAGGTGCTCCACGCCTGCTCGCAGGACATGGAGGTCATCCTCCAGTACTGCGGCGTGCTGCCGCGCCCGCTGTTCGACACGCAGATCGCGGCCGGCTTTCTCGGCGACCAGCACCAGATCGGTTACGGGCCGCTCGTCGAGGAGTACACGGGCGTCTCGCTGCCCAAGACGGAGTCGCTGACGGACTGGACGCGCCGCCCGCTCGACGCCGCCCAGCTCGAGTACGCCCTGGACGACGTACGCTATCTGCCGCGCATCTGGCGCGAGATGCGCGAGCGCCTCGAGCGCAACGGCCGGCTCTCGTGGCTCGAGCCGGAGTTCGCCCACGCGAGCGACCCGGCCACGTACCGCCACGACCCGCGCGAGGCATTCCGTCGCGTGAAGCACGTCGGCTCTCTGTCGCGCCGCCAGCTTGCCGTGGCCCGCGAGGTCGCCGCCTGGCGCGACGAGCGCGCCCGCGAGCTCGACCGGCCTCGCCGCTGGGTGCTCGCCGACGAGATACTCGTCGAGGTGTCGCGGCGCACGCCTACGTCGACGGGCCAGCTCGCGCGCATCCGCGGCATGGACGGCGTCGCGTCGGGCGACCAGGCGCGCATCCTCGCCGCCGTGCGCCGCGGCCTGGACTGCCCTCCCGACGCTTGCCCCGAGGTCGAGCATCGCGTTCGCCCCTCCGCAGACCAGGAGAGCGTCTGTGACCTCATGTACGCGCTGACTCGCATGGTGGCAGAGCGGGAGCGCATGTCCTCCTCGCTGCTTGCGTCGCGCGATGATCTCGTGCGCTACCTGCTCGACCGACAGAGCTCGCCCGTCGCGCACGGGTGGCGCGCCGACCTGCTCGGCGGCCAGCTCGACGACCTGCTCGAGGGACGCCTCGGCCTTACGGTCAAGGGCGGGCGCGTCGAGCTTCTGTAG
- a CDS encoding zinc metallopeptidase: MGGFSISYIGLIVVSLVLGLGTQFYIRHTYNKWSKVGVSSGKTGAQVARRMLDGEGLGNVPIRPNGGDDLSDYYDPRSNALYLSGSSEHGNSVASMAVACHEAGHAVQHAHNYMPARVRGAIVPLVNIGSQAWMLVLLAGMVMNFSGLITLGIVLFAFVVVFQLVTLPVEFDASRRALVYINESGVTNEEARGARQMLTAAALTYVAAALTSILQLLYLLQQNRDE, from the coding sequence ATGGGTGGCTTCAGCATCTCGTATATCGGGCTCATCGTCGTGTCGCTCGTGCTTGGCCTGGGCACGCAGTTCTACATCAGGCACACGTACAACAAGTGGTCGAAGGTCGGTGTCTCGTCGGGCAAGACGGGCGCCCAGGTTGCTCGCCGCATGCTCGACGGCGAGGGGCTGGGCAACGTGCCCATCCGCCCCAACGGCGGAGACGACTTGTCCGACTACTACGACCCGCGCAGCAACGCCCTCTACCTCTCGGGCTCCAGCGAGCACGGCAACTCAGTCGCGAGCATGGCCGTCGCGTGCCACGAGGCGGGTCACGCCGTGCAGCACGCGCATAACTACATGCCGGCGCGCGTGCGTGGTGCCATCGTGCCGCTCGTGAACATCGGCTCGCAGGCGTGGATGCTCGTGCTGCTTGCGGGTATGGTCATGAACTTCTCGGGCCTCATCACGCTCGGCATCGTGCTGTTCGCGTTCGTCGTCGTGTTCCAGCTCGTGACGCTGCCCGTCGAGTTCGACGCCTCGCGTCGCGCGCTTGTCTACATCAACGAGTCCGGCGTCACGAACGAGGAGGCCCGCGGCGCCCGCCAGATGCTGACGGCAGCCGCCCTGACGTACGTCGCCGCCGCCCTGACGTCCATCCTGCAGCTGCTCTACCTGCTGCAGCAGAACCGCGACGAGTAA
- the xseA gene encoding exodeoxyribonuclease VII large subunit, producing the protein MSGGALAAGSLFDDEALSGDAGEDASEEGGARSRALTVSEAMACAKGALEEHVLVVEGEVSEFNDKPGYKAAYFTVADASCPMACMMWRSAYVKSGVSLRVGQRVRVTGRFTVYAPKGRMQFSVLRLALAGEGELRERVARLARRLEAEGLMDPAYKRPIPSFCQRVAVVTSPRGKVVHDVIRTLRRRNPLVELLVCGVAVEGADAPERIREGLAVAAEARPDVILLVRGGGSYEDLMPFNDESVARAVAESPVPVVTGIGHEPDTTICDMVADLRRSTPTAAAESVAPTCGELSAVLDAQAGRLAGALGAELDRRRRALDALASRPALARPVAAIVTPLARDLDLAHDRLMRAIPDALVSRRTGLDAAGDRLVRVGAGLVRPHHASVALASQRLSAAGTALLSEPRRMLAVQAGRLDALSPLAVIARGYAMATDGAGHVVSSVEAVAPGDRLDVRVSDGTLACRVESSSAAST; encoded by the coding sequence ATGTCCGGGGGAGCGTTGGCAGCCGGCAGCCTGTTTGATGACGAGGCGCTTTCGGGCGACGCGGGTGAAGACGCCTCCGAGGAGGGCGGCGCGCGCTCCCGGGCGCTCACGGTGAGCGAGGCCATGGCGTGCGCGAAGGGCGCGCTCGAGGAGCACGTGCTCGTCGTGGAGGGCGAGGTCTCGGAGTTCAACGACAAACCGGGCTACAAGGCTGCTTACTTCACCGTCGCCGACGCGTCATGCCCCATGGCGTGCATGATGTGGCGCAGCGCGTACGTCAAGAGCGGCGTGTCGCTGCGCGTGGGCCAGCGCGTGCGCGTCACGGGGCGCTTCACCGTGTACGCTCCGAAGGGGCGCATGCAGTTTTCCGTGCTGCGCCTCGCTCTCGCTGGCGAGGGCGAGCTGCGCGAGCGAGTTGCCCGCCTTGCGCGCAGACTCGAGGCCGAGGGGCTCATGGACCCGGCCTACAAGCGGCCCATCCCGTCGTTTTGCCAGCGCGTCGCCGTCGTGACGTCGCCGCGCGGCAAGGTCGTGCACGACGTCATCCGCACGCTGCGCCGGCGTAACCCCCTCGTCGAGCTGCTCGTGTGCGGCGTGGCCGTCGAGGGCGCTGACGCCCCGGAGCGGATCCGCGAGGGCCTGGCCGTCGCTGCGGAGGCGCGCCCCGACGTCATCCTGCTCGTGCGTGGCGGCGGCTCGTACGAGGACCTCATGCCGTTCAACGACGAGTCCGTGGCTCGCGCCGTCGCGGAGAGCCCGGTGCCCGTCGTGACCGGCATCGGCCACGAGCCCGACACGACGATCTGCGACATGGTTGCCGACCTGCGACGCTCGACGCCCACGGCGGCGGCCGAGTCCGTCGCGCCCACATGTGGCGAGCTGTCTGCCGTACTTGACGCCCAGGCGGGGCGTCTGGCGGGCGCGCTCGGGGCCGAGCTCGACCGGCGACGTCGCGCGCTTGACGCCCTGGCTTCGCGCCCGGCGCTCGCGCGTCCCGTCGCAGCGATCGTCACGCCACTAGCGCGCGACCTCGACCTCGCGCACGACCGCCTCATGCGCGCCATTCCCGACGCGCTCGTGTCTCGCCGCACGGGCCTCGACGCGGCCGGCGACCGCCTCGTGCGTGTCGGCGCCGGCCTCGTTCGCCCGCACCACGCCAGCGTGGCTCTCGCGTCCCAGCGCCTGTCCGCCGCCGGCACCGCGCTGCTGTCTGAGCCGCGACGCATGCTCGCCGTGCAGGCGGGCCGGCTCGACGCGCTGTCGCCGCTGGCCGTCATCGCGCGCGGCTATGCGATGGCAACGGACGGGGCGGGCCATGTCGTGAGCTCCGTCGAGGCCGTTGCGCCGGGCGACCGTCTTGACGTGCGCGTGTCCGACGGCACGCTTGCGTGTCGCGTCGAGTCCTCCTCTGCCGCTTCGACCTAA
- the xseB gene encoding exodeoxyribonuclease VII small subunit, whose product MPKKASAPTPADLTYQQASAELETIIRSLESNQLELEESLDQYQRGVELLAELRTRLATAEQRVEALMGEIEPEDDETRDTTLS is encoded by the coding sequence ATGCCCAAGAAGGCTTCCGCCCCAACCCCCGCCGACCTGACGTACCAGCAGGCGAGCGCCGAGCTCGAGACAATCATCCGCTCGCTGGAGTCCAATCAGCTTGAGCTCGAGGAGAGCCTCGACCAGTACCAGCGCGGCGTCGAGCTGCTTGCCGAGCTACGCACGCGCCTCGCTACGGCGGAGCAGCGCGTCGAGGCTCTCATGGGTGAAATCGAGCCTGAGGATGACGAGACGCGCGACACAACGCTGAGCTAG
- a CDS encoding histidine triad nucleotide-binding protein, translated as MSDCIFCKIAQHEIPSSVVYENDDFIAFNDLNPQAPTHVLVVPKKHYANVADNVPAEVLGGLLQAAVEVAHVTGVDKEGFRLIMNTGEHAGQTVMHLHCHVLGGTKMGEGLLAE; from the coding sequence ATGTCCGACTGCATCTTCTGCAAGATCGCCCAGCACGAGATCCCGAGCTCTGTCGTGTACGAGAACGACGACTTCATCGCGTTCAACGACCTGAACCCGCAGGCTCCGACGCACGTGCTCGTCGTGCCCAAGAAGCACTATGCCAACGTGGCCGACAACGTGCCGGCAGAGGTCCTTGGCGGCCTGCTCCAGGCTGCCGTCGAGGTTGCGCACGTCACGGGTGTCGACAAGGAGGGCTTCCGCCTCATCATGAACACGGGCGAGCACGCCGGCCAGACGGTCATGCACCTGCACTGCCACGTGCTCGGCGGCACGAAGATGGGCGAGGGGCTGCTCGCGGAGTAG
- a CDS encoding acetate kinase: MNVLVVNAGSSSLKYQLLNVETRAVIAKGACERIGVGDSTFLAERDGRETNLSLPIPNHRTAISLVLGTLLSDEEDEPGAGHVIDAIGHRIVHGGAYFDDSCVVTDDVLAKIEEIAPMAPLHNYAAASVIESCREVLPSVPNVVSFDTSFHATIPEVAYRYALPDDLCERFSLRKYGFHGISHRYVALQVDELTGGEAHRVISCHLGNGSSLCAIRDGRAVDTTMGFTPLDGLMMGTRCGSIDPAAVTYVLENSELSPHDMDTIMNKRSGLLAVSGTTNDIRDLLDAADAGDERARLALDMFVYHTCRYVGAMWAVLGGADTLVFTAGAGQNSPDIRRMVVERLAPSMGLVLDEQANGQRHKEPWLISAPDSKLRMYVVPAGEEMMIALDVKRLLS; encoded by the coding sequence ATGAATGTACTGGTTGTGAACGCAGGCAGCTCGTCGCTCAAGTACCAGCTGCTCAACGTCGAGACGCGCGCTGTCATCGCCAAGGGCGCGTGCGAACGCATCGGCGTCGGCGACTCCACGTTTCTCGCCGAGCGCGACGGCCGTGAGACGAACCTGTCGTTGCCCATCCCCAACCACCGCACGGCCATATCGCTCGTACTCGGCACGCTGCTCTCTGACGAGGAGGACGAGCCGGGCGCCGGGCACGTCATCGACGCCATCGGCCATCGTATCGTGCACGGCGGCGCCTACTTCGACGACTCGTGCGTCGTCACCGACGACGTGCTCGCCAAGATCGAGGAGATCGCCCCCATGGCGCCGCTGCACAACTACGCCGCGGCCTCCGTCATCGAGTCGTGCCGCGAGGTGCTCCCCAGCGTCCCGAACGTCGTCTCGTTCGACACGTCGTTCCATGCGACGATTCCTGAGGTCGCATACCGCTATGCGCTGCCCGACGACCTCTGCGAGCGGTTCAGCCTGCGTAAGTACGGGTTTCACGGCATATCGCACCGCTACGTTGCCTTGCAGGTTGACGAGCTCACGGGGGGAGAGGCCCACCGCGTCATCAGCTGCCACCTCGGCAACGGAAGCTCGCTGTGCGCCATCCGCGACGGGCGAGCCGTTGACACGACGATGGGGTTCACGCCGCTCGACGGCCTCATGATGGGGACGCGCTGCGGCTCAATCGACCCGGCCGCCGTGACGTACGTGCTCGAGAACTCCGAGCTCTCGCCGCACGACATGGACACGATCATGAACAAGCGTTCCGGCCTCCTCGCCGTGAGTGGCACGACAAACGACATCCGCGACCTTCTCGACGCCGCCGACGCGGGTGACGAGCGCGCCCGTCTCGCGCTCGACATGTTCGTCTACCACACGTGCCGCTACGTCGGTGCCATGTGGGCCGTGCTCGGCGGCGCCGACACGCTCGTGTTCACGGCGGGCGCGGGCCAGAACTCGCCGGACATCCGCCGCATGGTCGTGGAGCGCCTCGCGCCAAGCATGGGACTCGTGCTCGACGAGCAGGCAAACGGGCAGCGCCACAAGGAGCCGTGGCTCATCTCCGCTCCCGACTCCAAGCTGCGCATGTATGTCGTCCCTGCCGGCGAGGAGATGATGATCGCCCTCGACGTCAAGCGCCTGCTGTCGTAG
- the pta gene encoding phosphate acetyltransferase, with the protein MSQFLDSVITAAQANRQRVVLPEGHDERTIEAARICAERGIADVIVLSDDRDLSIPGVTVVDHRTSAERDRYAQALAKLREKKGLTLEGAYALLDDELYYGVMMVKMGDADAMTSGACHPTGDVLRPALQIIKCATGEPMVSSFFEITVPNCPFGDNGTFFFADCGLNTYPDAEGLATIAIQTARSWRSLMGSEPRVAMLSYSSLGSADDEHTQLVREAVRIAHEKAPELALDGELQFDAAVVPSVAASKAPGSPVAGRANVLVFPNLDAGNIGYKIAQRLGLAEAIGPVLQGLAAPVNDLSRGCSAQDIVGMVALSALQARHIKETRV; encoded by the coding sequence ATGAGCCAGTTCCTCGACTCCGTCATCACGGCTGCCCAAGCCAACAGGCAGCGCGTCGTGCTGCCCGAGGGCCACGACGAGCGCACGATCGAGGCAGCCCGCATCTGCGCCGAGCGCGGCATCGCCGACGTCATCGTGCTCTCCGACGACCGCGACCTGTCCATCCCCGGCGTCACCGTCGTCGACCACCGCACGAGCGCCGAGCGCGACCGCTACGCCCAGGCCCTCGCCAAGCTGCGCGAGAAGAAGGGACTGACGCTCGAGGGAGCCTACGCCCTGCTCGACGACGAGCTGTACTACGGCGTCATGATGGTCAAGATGGGCGACGCCGACGCCATGACGTCGGGGGCGTGCCACCCGACGGGCGACGTGCTGCGGCCGGCGCTGCAGATCATCAAGTGCGCGACCGGCGAGCCGATGGTGTCGTCGTTCTTCGAGATCACGGTGCCCAACTGTCCGTTCGGCGACAACGGCACGTTCTTCTTCGCGGACTGCGGCCTCAACACGTATCCCGATGCCGAGGGGCTTGCCACGATCGCCATCCAGACGGCGCGCAGCTGGCGCTCGCTCATGGGCAGCGAGCCACGCGTCGCCATGCTGTCGTACTCCTCCCTAGGCAGTGCCGACGACGAGCACACACAGCTCGTGCGCGAGGCCGTGCGCATCGCCCACGAGAAGGCACCCGAGCTCGCCCTCGACGGCGAGCTGCAGTTCGACGCCGCCGTCGTGCCGAGCGTCGCCGCGAGCAAGGCGCCGGGCTCGCCCGTGGCGGGGCGCGCCAACGTGCTCGTGTTCCCCAACCTCGACGCCGGCAACATCGGCTACAAGATTGCCCAGCGCCTCGGCCTGGCAGAGGCAATCGGACCCGTGCTTCAGGGCCTGGCCGCGCCCGTGAACGACCTATCGCGCGGCTGCTCGGCGCAGGACATCGTCGGAATGGTGGCGCTTTCCGCCCTGCAGGCCCGCCACATAAAGGAGACACGCGTCTAG
- the glf gene encoding UDP-galactopyranose mutase gives MSISHGLPSDFNAHRYDMIVVGAGYAGSVVARSLAERSGMRVAVLERRDHVAGNAYDCLDEAGVLIHLYGPHIFHTYDERVYDFLSRFTDFVDYQHRVLANVHGTLMPVPFNHTSLKLAFGDDRGEQLYRKLVQTFGENRKVPILELRAQNDPELDEVADYVYENIFLHYTLKQWGQTPDQVDPAVTGRVPVLVGDDDRYFQSPFQGMPDEGYTKLFDAMLNHDLIDVFLDVDARDILCVQDGELLVCDKTYGGEVIYTGPLDELFGLDLGALPYRSLDLRFETLPQDQFQPAATVNYTTSEDFTRITEFKLMTGQVVPGATTILREYSRAYVPGSGMTPYYAILNDENRALYQRYLDRVSGIANFHAVGRLAEYRYYDMDAVVASALNLADAIAATR, from the coding sequence ATGTCGATTTCTCACGGACTTCCGTCCGACTTCAACGCGCACCGCTATGACATGATCGTCGTGGGCGCCGGCTATGCGGGCTCCGTCGTCGCACGCAGCCTCGCTGAGCGCAGCGGGATGCGCGTCGCCGTGCTCGAGCGTCGCGACCACGTTGCGGGCAACGCCTACGACTGCCTGGACGAGGCCGGCGTGCTCATCCACCTGTACGGACCGCACATCTTCCACACGTACGACGAGCGCGTCTACGACTTCCTATCGCGCTTCACGGACTTCGTTGACTACCAGCATCGCGTGCTGGCAAACGTCCACGGGACGCTCATGCCCGTGCCGTTCAACCACACGTCGCTTAAGCTCGCGTTCGGCGACGACCGCGGCGAGCAGCTCTATCGCAAGCTCGTCCAGACGTTCGGCGAGAACCGCAAAGTGCCCATCCTCGAGCTTCGCGCCCAGAACGACCCCGAGCTTGACGAGGTCGCCGACTACGTCTACGAGAACATCTTCCTGCACTACACGCTCAAGCAGTGGGGCCAGACGCCCGACCAGGTTGATCCTGCCGTCACGGGCCGCGTGCCCGTGCTCGTGGGCGACGACGACCGCTACTTCCAGTCGCCGTTTCAGGGCATGCCTGACGAGGGCTACACGAAGCTGTTCGACGCCATGCTCAACCACGACCTCATCGATGTCTTCCTCGACGTCGATGCGCGCGACATCCTGTGCGTCCAGGACGGCGAGCTGCTCGTGTGCGACAAGACGTATGGCGGCGAGGTCATCTACACCGGCCCGCTCGACGAGCTGTTCGGGCTCGATCTGGGCGCGCTGCCCTACCGCTCGCTCGACCTGCGCTTCGAGACGCTGCCGCAGGACCAGTTCCAGCCGGCTGCCACCGTCAACTACACGACGAGCGAGGACTTCACGCGCATCACGGAGTTCAAGCTCATGACGGGCCAGGTCGTGCCCGGCGCCACGACCATCCTGCGCGAGTACTCGCGCGCCTATGTGCCCGGCAGCGGCATGACGCCGTACTACGCCATCCTCAACGACGAGAACCGCGCACTCTACCAGCGCTACCTTGACCGCGTGAGCGGCATCGCCAACTTCCACGCCGTCGGCCGCCTGGCCGAGTACCGTTACTACGACATGGACGCCGTCGTGGCGAGCGCGCTCAACCTGGCAGACGCCATCGCGGCGACGCGCTAG
- a CDS encoding glycosyltransferase family 2 protein — MAEAGRQTQATEAVGTQAPEGADTLLVSFAIPCYNSAAYMDHCIESIMSGCDGADDYEIIVVDDGSQKDDTPAKADEWAERHPGVVRAVHQENGGHGAAVLTGLAHARGRYYKVVDSDDWLDAGALRALLADMRRLEATGTVVDLFIANYVYEHVADNTATPIHYRSAMPVGRPFTWDEMGHFRIDQNLLMHALMYRTAVLREGGVPLPRHTFYVDNIYAYVPLPRCKTLYYADVDLYRYYIGRDDQSVNESVMIGRYEQQLRITRIMVDAYHLYDDVPSKPLRDYMLGYFTMMMTISSLFSRMSKDPDSDDNLAKLWAHLRDFDGRMYRKARYGVLGIFTNLPGKVGARIMAALYHVARKVVKFN; from the coding sequence ATGGCCGAGGCCGGACGTCAAACGCAGGCTACTGAGGCGGTTGGGACGCAGGCTCCCGAGGGCGCTGACACGCTGCTCGTGAGCTTTGCGATACCGTGCTACAACTCAGCCGCCTACATGGACCACTGCATCGAGTCCATCATGTCTGGCTGTGATGGCGCCGACGACTACGAGATCATCGTCGTTGACGACGGCTCCCAGAAGGACGATACGCCCGCCAAGGCAGACGAGTGGGCGGAGCGCCATCCCGGCGTCGTGCGCGCCGTGCACCAGGAGAACGGTGGCCACGGAGCCGCCGTTCTCACGGGCCTTGCTCACGCGCGCGGCCGCTACTACAAGGTCGTCGACTCCGACGACTGGCTCGACGCCGGTGCTCTGCGCGCCCTGCTCGCCGACATGCGACGCCTCGAGGCGACGGGGACGGTCGTCGACCTGTTCATCGCGAACTACGTGTACGAGCACGTGGCCGACAACACGGCGACGCCTATCCACTACCGCTCGGCCATGCCCGTGGGTCGCCCGTTCACGTGGGACGAGATGGGCCACTTCCGCATCGACCAGAACCTACTCATGCACGCGCTCATGTACCGTACGGCGGTGCTGCGCGAGGGGGGTGTCCCCCTGCCGCGCCACACGTTCTACGTCGACAACATCTACGCGTACGTGCCGCTGCCGCGCTGCAAGACGCTGTACTACGCCGACGTCGACCTCTACCGCTACTACATCGGCCGCGACGACCAGAGCGTCAACGAGTCGGTCATGATCGGCCGCTACGAGCAGCAGCTGCGCATCACGCGCATCATGGTCGACGCCTACCACCTCTATGACGACGTGCCCAGCAAGCCACTGCGCGACTACATGCTCGGCTACTTCACGATGATGATGACGATCTCGAGCCTGTTCTCGCGCATGTCGAAGGACCCCGACTCCGACGACAACCTTGCGAAGCTCTGGGCGCACCTGCGCGACTTCGACGGGCGCATGTACCGCAAGGCGCGCTACGGCGTGCTGGGCATCTTTACGAACCTGCCGGGCAAGGTGGGCGCTAGGATCATGGCGGCCCTCTACCACGTGGCGCGCAAGGTTGTGAAGTTCAACTAG